The proteins below are encoded in one region of Clostridium pasteurianum DSM 525 = ATCC 6013:
- a CDS encoding ABC transporter ATP-binding protein, translating into MNVMEVRNVKKIYSSKLNGNESQALKDISFSVKKGEFLGIMGPSGSGKSTLLNVISTIDTPTGGTVTIGGKSIINLDEDELSEFRRSRLGFIFQDYNLLDTLTLKENIILPLSLARQDVRVIEEKVKKISSVLGIDDILNKSPYEVSGGQKQRAAAARAIITEPELILADEPTGALDSKSSTELLENLSELNRQNAATIVMVTHDAFSASYCNRIIFIKDGLLNCELERKGSRKEFFNEILKTLSTLGGVLSDIV; encoded by the coding sequence ATGAATGTAATGGAAGTTAGAAATGTTAAAAAAATTTACAGCTCAAAATTAAATGGAAATGAGTCGCAGGCCTTAAAGGACATAAGTTTTTCAGTTAAAAAAGGTGAATTTTTAGGTATTATGGGACCTTCAGGCTCAGGCAAATCAACTCTTTTGAATGTTATATCTACTATAGACACGCCAACTGGTGGAACTGTAACCATTGGAGGTAAAAGTATAATTAATCTTGATGAAGATGAATTGTCAGAATTTAGACGCAGCAGACTTGGCTTTATATTTCAAGATTATAACTTGCTGGATACACTAACACTTAAGGAAAATATCATTCTTCCATTGTCTCTTGCAAGACAAGATGTTAGAGTTATTGAAGAAAAGGTAAAGAAAATAAGCTCAGTACTTGGCATCGACGACATACTTAATAAGTCTCCCTATGAAGTTTCAGGTGGTCAAAAACAAAGAGCTGCAGCAGCAAGAGCAATTATAACAGAGCCAGAGCTGATTCTGGCAGATGAACCCACTGGAGCCCTTGATTCAAAGTCTTCAACAGAGCTCTTAGAGAACCTTTCTGAGCTTAACAGACAAAATGCTGCAACAATAGTTATGGTTACTCACGATGCTTTCTCTGCCAGCTACTGCAATAGAATTATATTTATCAAGGATGGGCTTTTGAATTGTGAACTTGAAAGAAAGGGCAGCAGAAAGGAATTTTTCAATGAGATTCTTAAAACGCTTTCTACCTTGGGAGGTGTTTTAAGTGACATTGTTTAA
- a CDS encoding sensor histidine kinase — protein sequence MKKSGYKVIFHLYSIFFIAFLIVIFLCAGVGIYLLKSSISNENSQINWSSWPISFTGDFSKKINFKDGRPQLTASGISELEKYKLFLQIADKNGDVVTSYNSPANASLHYAPIEMVQLYKNGGNLGDYTMFVGSVDNNGEKWTYVIGFPVKILKITMYLNYDKASQLKFVILGILSIIVLLIAAYGMRMNRTLLNIITGIRRLASDSYTPMKEKGIYQEVYKSLNFLNSKLKASEIERKRNETLREEWIANISHDLKTPLSPIKGYAEILTDPEYIVTSEDVKKYGTIILRNVKNVESIVENLNFTYQLKNGMLPIERKDGNLIRLLKEVVINILNHPKYEDRNIIFNCVEDRVNFNFDSTLLRRAFTNLLYNSVVHNATDTIIRVSIKEEDKIYIKIEDNGKGIGEEELKKLFERYYRGTNSVVNVKGSGLGMAIAKQIIEAHEGIINVESAPNVGTSINIEFPKET from the coding sequence ATGAAGAAATCAGGTTATAAAGTAATATTTCATTTATATTCTATATTTTTTATTGCTTTTTTGATTGTAATTTTTCTTTGCGCAGGAGTAGGTATTTACTTATTGAAAAGCAGCATTAGTAATGAAAATAGTCAAATTAACTGGAGCAGCTGGCCCATATCCTTTACAGGGGATTTTTCTAAAAAAATTAATTTTAAGGATGGCAGACCACAATTAACGGCTTCAGGAATAAGTGAATTAGAAAAGTATAAGCTTTTTCTTCAAATTGCTGATAAAAACGGTGATGTGGTTACTAGTTATAATAGTCCTGCTAATGCTTCACTTCATTATGCTCCCATAGAAATGGTTCAGTTATATAAAAACGGAGGTAATCTAGGGGATTACACTATGTTTGTTGGAAGTGTTGATAATAACGGGGAAAAATGGACATATGTTATAGGTTTCCCTGTAAAGATACTAAAAATCACTATGTATTTGAATTACGATAAAGCTTCCCAGCTTAAGTTTGTCATATTGGGCATATTATCTATAATTGTGCTTCTTATCGCCGCTTATGGCATGCGTATGAACCGTACTTTATTGAATATTATAACAGGTATAAGAAGACTAGCCTCAGATTCTTATACTCCTATGAAGGAAAAGGGTATATACCAGGAGGTATATAAAAGTCTTAATTTTTTGAATAGTAAGCTTAAAGCTAGTGAAATTGAGAGAAAAAGGAATGAAACCTTGAGGGAAGAATGGATTGCTAATATTTCTCATGATTTAAAAACTCCATTGTCTCCAATAAAAGGTTATGCTGAGATATTAACTGATCCTGAATATATTGTTACTTCAGAGGACGTAAAAAAATATGGAACAATAATACTGAGAAATGTAAAAAATGTAGAAAGCATAGTTGAAAATTTAAATTTTACATATCAATTGAAAAATGGCATGCTTCCTATAGAGAGGAAGGATGGAAACCTTATACGCTTATTAAAGGAAGTAGTAATAAATATATTAAATCATCCCAAATATGAGGACAGAAATATTATTTTTAACTGCGTTGAGGACAGAGTAAATTTTAATTTTGACAGTACACTTCTTCGAAGAGCTTTCACTAATTTGTTATATAATTCAGTAGTTCATAATGCCACCGATACTATAATAAGAGTTTCTATAAAAGAAGAGGATAAAATATATATTAAGATTGAGGATAATGGAAAAGGCATAGGAGAAGAGGAACTGAAAAAGCTTTTTGAAAGATATTATAGAGGTACAAATAGTGTTGTCAATGTTAAAGGTTCAGGACTTGGAATGGCAATTGCAAAGCAGATAATAGAAGCACATGAAGGGATAATAAATGTAGAGAGCGCTCCTAATGTAGGTACAAGCATAAATATAGAATTCCCAAAGGAAACTTAA
- a CDS encoding response regulator transcription factor produces MNLVNFSDKKVLLIDDEKDITDLIEDILLKEGFKNIQKAHCGLDGIIMCRDEEPDAVVLDIMLPDIDGIEVCKRIREFSYCPILFLSSKNSDIDKILGLSIGGDDYITKPFSPREIAFRIKAQMRRQQYADIKEASDSKNQSIKLGNIIIDTEHCQVYKMDAEISLTAKEYKLLLYLAENSNKIVSKERLCEVVWGEEYIGYDNTISVHIRHLREKLEDNPSKPKLIVTVIGLGYKLVKGND; encoded by the coding sequence ATGAATTTGGTGAATTTTTCAGATAAAAAAGTATTACTTATAGACGATGAAAAAGATATAACTGACTTAATAGAAGATATTCTATTAAAGGAAGGCTTTAAGAATATACAAAAGGCCCATTGTGGTTTGGATGGGATAATAATGTGCAGAGATGAAGAGCCTGATGCTGTAGTACTTGATATAATGCTTCCTGATATTGATGGTATTGAGGTATGCAAAAGAATAAGAGAATTTTCTTATTGCCCAATTTTATTTCTATCTTCAAAAAATAGTGATATCGATAAAATTCTTGGGCTAAGTATAGGGGGAGATGATTATATCACTAAGCCTTTCAGTCCAAGAGAAATCGCCTTTCGTATCAAGGCTCAAATGCGAAGACAGCAGTATGCTGATATAAAAGAAGCTAGTGACAGTAAAAATCAGAGCATAAAGCTTGGTAACATTATTATTGATACTGAGCATTGCCAGGTATATAAAATGGATGCAGAGATTAGTCTGACAGCAAAGGAATATAAGCTTCTCTTATATTTAGCAGAAAATTCTAATAAGATAGTAAGTAAGGAAAGACTTTGTGAGGTAGTATGGGGAGAAGAATACATTGGATATGATAATACAATTTCCGTTCATATAAGGCATTTAAGAGAAAAGCTGGAGGACAATCCTTCTAAACCTAAGCTTATTGTTACAGTAATAGGACTTGGATACAAGCTTGTAAAAGGAAATGATTAG
- a CDS encoding helix-turn-helix transcriptional regulator, with product MKNLNSEKQRYKELGDFLKMRRDRILPSQVGLSEGLRRRTPGLRREEVAALAGIGLTWYTCLEQGRPIQVSAQVIESLSRVLMLDKQERIHLYTLAKQVPQADITSYERTVSPMLQHVLDNLVLSPAFIMDTRWNIIAWNKAACLVFTDFSKINMHKRNMVWMMFTNANYKQLFIDWKFHAQGMLARFRSNCGQYIEDPWLVQFVQELKRESMEFDLWWSKHDVQRNSEIYKKLNHPIVGTLVFEFSSFEVSDDPSLKLIVNTPFSETDTDMKIKLLLDK from the coding sequence ATGAAAAATTTGAATAGTGAAAAACAACGATATAAAGAACTAGGAGATTTTTTGAAAATGCGAAGAGACAGAATTTTGCCGTCACAGGTAGGACTGTCAGAAGGTTTAAGGCGTCGGACACCCGGTCTTAGAAGGGAAGAGGTAGCAGCTCTTGCAGGTATAGGCTTAACCTGGTATACATGTCTTGAACAGGGGCGTCCCATACAAGTATCAGCTCAGGTAATTGAAAGCCTATCTAGAGTACTAATGCTTGATAAGCAAGAACGAATTCATCTGTATACTTTGGCAAAACAAGTACCACAAGCAGATATTACTTCATATGAAAGAACTGTAAGTCCAATGCTTCAGCATGTACTAGATAATTTAGTTTTAAGCCCAGCTTTTATTATGGACACAAGGTGGAATATCATTGCATGGAATAAAGCAGCGTGTTTAGTATTTACAGATTTTAGCAAAATAAATATGCATAAGCGAAATATGGTTTGGATGATGTTTACCAATGCTAATTATAAGCAATTGTTTATAGATTGGAAATTTCACGCACAGGGAATGCTAGCACGATTTCGCTCAAACTGTGGACAATATATTGAAGATCCTTGGCTTGTTCAATTTGTTCAAGAGCTTAAGAGGGAGAGTATGGAATTTGATTTATGGTGGTCTAAACATGATGTACAGAGAAATAGTGAAATTTATAAGAAACTCAACCATCCAATTGTAGGAACGCTGGTTTTTGAATTTAGTAGTTTTGAGGTTTCTGATGATCCTAGCTTAAAACTAATTGTGAATACTCCTTTTTCAGAAACAGATACTGATATGAAAATAAAACTGTTGCTAGATAAATGA